One genomic window of Halorhabdus sp. CBA1104 includes the following:
- a CDS encoding aldo/keto reductase, producing MEYVRLGTTGLEVSPIALGTWRFGMEHEETGVVETGREEAHELLDAYAELGGNFIDTANGYGGGDSERWIGEWLAERDREDFVIASKCYWSDVSRFQENLSAKNVRAEVEGSLEKLDTDYLDILYLHRFDDETPIEKTLRTIDDLIGEGKVNYVGLSTADAWKLTKGLWKADVNNYEAVTVTQPQYSAVHREPVAEYLDVCADQNLAVCPYSPLHGGFLTGKYERVGDGEVRAPDGSRGDIDDHFADWYLREEAWDVLEEIRAVADETDASPAQISLAWLLAHEDLTIVPIIGARTPDQLEENLGAVEVALTDEQFERIDTAMN from the coding sequence ATGGAGTACGTCAGACTCGGCACAACTGGACTCGAGGTATCACCGATCGCTCTGGGGACGTGGCGGTTCGGGATGGAACACGAGGAGACGGGCGTCGTCGAGACGGGCCGGGAGGAAGCCCACGAACTGCTCGACGCTTACGCGGAGTTGGGTGGGAACTTCATCGACACCGCAAACGGCTACGGCGGGGGCGACAGCGAGCGCTGGATCGGCGAGTGGCTCGCAGAGCGCGACCGGGAGGACTTCGTGATCGCCTCGAAGTGCTACTGGTCGGACGTCTCTCGATTCCAGGAGAACCTCTCGGCGAAGAACGTCCGGGCCGAGGTCGAAGGCTCTCTCGAGAAACTCGATACGGACTACCTGGATATCCTGTATCTCCACCGCTTCGACGACGAGACACCAATCGAGAAGACGCTACGAACGATCGACGATCTGATCGGCGAGGGCAAAGTCAACTACGTCGGCCTCTCGACGGCCGACGCCTGGAAACTCACCAAGGGTCTCTGGAAAGCCGACGTCAACAACTACGAAGCCGTCACCGTCACGCAGCCACAGTACTCGGCGGTCCACCGCGAGCCAGTCGCGGAGTACCTGGATGTCTGTGCCGACCAGAACCTGGCAGTCTGCCCGTACTCGCCGCTGCACGGCGGCTTCCTGACTGGCAAGTACGAGCGTGTCGGCGATGGCGAGGTTCGTGCGCCGGACGGTTCGCGCGGGGACATCGACGATCACTTCGCAGACTGGTACCTCCGAGAGGAGGCTTGGGACGTCCTCGAAGAGATCCGGGCCGTCGCCGACGAGACCGATGCCTCGCCGGCACAGATCTCACTGGCCTGGCTGTTGGCTCACGAGGATCTGACGATCGTCCCGATCATCGGTGCTCGTACGCCCGACCAGCTTGAGGAGAATCTTGGCGCTGTCGAGGTCGCACTCACCGACGAGCAGTTCGAACGCATCGACACGGCGATGAACTGA
- a CDS encoding disulfide bond formation protein B, translating into MHDETPRLASASRAWVSERPRPLLLFATLVALVATTGSLYLSLGLGLVPCRLCWYQRILMYPLVVVLGMAVVDGRRAVYRTVLPLSVAGGAIAAYHSLLQLSAATGSQCTLGGGGCGTVLYEIYGFSIPNLSLIAFVLITVAMLVLAVRPAQ; encoded by the coding sequence ATGCACGATGAGACGCCCCGTCTGGCGTCGGCGAGTCGAGCGTGGGTCAGTGAGCGTCCTCGGCCGCTGTTGCTGTTTGCCACGCTGGTTGCCCTCGTCGCAACGACTGGCAGTCTGTATCTCAGTCTCGGGCTCGGATTGGTCCCGTGTCGACTCTGCTGGTATCAACGGATCCTGATGTACCCGCTGGTGGTCGTCCTCGGGATGGCTGTCGTCGACGGGCGCCGTGCAGTCTACCGGACCGTCCTCCCACTGTCGGTGGCCGGTGGCGCGATCGCCGCCTACCACTCTCTGTTGCAACTGTCGGCCGCCACTGGTAGTCAGTGTACGCTGGGCGGCGGTGGCTGCGGGACCGTTCTGTACGAAATATACGGATTCTCGATCCCGAATCTCTCGCTGATCGCGTTCGTGCTCATCACGGTCGCGATGCTCGTTTTGGCCGTTCGACCGGCCCAGTAA
- the proS gene encoding proline--tRNA ligase, which translates to MSEQELGITTSKEHETGEWYAELVQKAKLADYAPMGGFIVTRPRGYAIWERLQNHLDGWFKETGVQNAYFPMFIPESYLEKEKDIVEGFDPEVAWVTEGGYDELEEQLAVRPTSESIITPFLSQWTRSHRDLPIRINQWCSVVRWEATETKPFFRTKEFLWQEGHTAHHDQDGAWEEMETRLDQYERLYEDVLAMPVLTGRKPEHDKFPGAHTTMSVEALMPDGKSVQGGTSHYLGTSFAEAYDVTYIDEDEDERTAHTTSWGLSWRALGALFMTHSDDQGLVLPPALADPQVAIVPIWDDETKDEVLEYAEGVAADLEDAGLRVELDDREHRNPGFKYNEWELYGVPLRLEIGSYEVEDEEVTLVHRPDGEELTADRDGVAETVEDNLETVFAKLYASAEETLEGEIREAESREEILGTIGQHGGYVKCGWCGDEDCEEPIKDAIAAEIVMVPKDRDEEPIHDDCAICGEEAKETAYFAKTY; encoded by the coding sequence ATGTCCGAACAAGAACTCGGTATCACGACGAGCAAAGAACACGAAACAGGCGAGTGGTACGCAGAACTGGTCCAGAAGGCCAAACTGGCCGATTACGCCCCGATGGGCGGGTTCATCGTTACCCGCCCGCGCGGGTACGCCATCTGGGAGCGCCTCCAGAACCACCTCGACGGCTGGTTCAAAGAGACTGGCGTACAGAACGCCTACTTCCCGATGTTCATCCCGGAGTCATATCTCGAAAAGGAGAAAGACATCGTCGAAGGATTCGACCCCGAAGTGGCGTGGGTCACCGAGGGCGGCTACGACGAACTCGAAGAGCAACTGGCCGTCCGACCGACCAGCGAGAGTATCATTACCCCATTTCTCTCCCAGTGGACGCGCTCTCACCGCGATCTCCCGATCCGCATCAACCAGTGGTGTAGCGTCGTTCGGTGGGAAGCCACCGAGACCAAACCGTTCTTTCGCACCAAGGAATTCCTCTGGCAGGAAGGCCACACCGCCCACCACGACCAGGACGGTGCGTGGGAGGAGATGGAAACACGCCTCGACCAGTACGAGCGCCTCTACGAGGACGTGCTGGCGATGCCCGTCCTGACCGGCCGCAAGCCCGAACACGACAAGTTCCCGGGGGCACACACCACGATGTCCGTCGAGGCGCTGATGCCCGACGGCAAGTCCGTTCAGGGCGGGACCTCCCACTATCTGGGCACCTCCTTCGCCGAGGCCTACGACGTCACGTACATCGACGAAGACGAAGACGAACGGACCGCCCACACGACCTCCTGGGGGCTGTCCTGGCGGGCACTTGGCGCGCTGTTCATGACTCACAGCGACGATCAGGGACTCGTCCTCCCACCCGCGCTCGCGGATCCCCAGGTCGCGATCGTTCCGATCTGGGACGACGAGACCAAAGACGAGGTGCTCGAATACGCCGAGGGTGTCGCCGCCGACCTCGAAGACGCTGGTCTCCGGGTCGAACTCGACGACCGCGAGCACCGCAACCCCGGCTTCAAGTACAACGAGTGGGAGCTGTACGGCGTCCCGCTCCGTCTGGAAATCGGCTCCTACGAGGTCGAAGACGAGGAAGTCACGCTCGTCCACCGGCCCGACGGCGAGGAACTCACTGCCGACCGCGATGGCGTCGCCGAGACCGTCGAGGACAACCTGGAGACGGTCTTCGCGAAGCTGTACGCCAGCGCCGAGGAAACCCTGGAGGGTGAGATCCGTGAGGCCGAATCCCGCGAGGAGATCCTGGGCACGATTGGCCAACACGGCGGGTACGTCAAGTGTGGCTGGTGTGGCGACGAAGACTGTGAGGAACCCATCAAGGACGCGATCGCCGCCGAGATCGTGATGGTTCCGAAGGATCGGGACGAAGAACCGATCCACGACGACTGTGCGATCTGTGGCGAGGAGGCCAAAGAGACTGCCTACTTCGCGAAAACCTACTAA
- a CDS encoding succinylglutamate desuccinylase/aspartoacylase family protein has protein sequence MRVEQLGDGEPELAIVAAVHGDEPCGVRAVDRLVADESTVERPVRVIVANESALEENVRYVDTDLNRAFDEETPGDAHERELASELADAVRGCTVLSIHSTRSAAKPFAITSGLDEIARRIVPHLSVRALVETGVNAEGRLFAAEADIIEVEAGYQGSEEAAENAYRLAREFLTTTGALAGDTIAHDLEVYEQGKPVEKPPADEYEVFAENFVHVDAGETYAAVDGEGIAAEDGFDPILFSAYGYEHIFGYRGAFAGTLRTTEDGTATLTAD, from the coding sequence ATGCGTGTCGAGCAACTCGGGGACGGGGAGCCGGAACTGGCGATCGTCGCAGCGGTCCACGGGGACGAGCCCTGTGGCGTCCGCGCAGTCGACCGCCTCGTGGCCGACGAGTCGACCGTCGAACGCCCGGTCCGAGTAATCGTCGCCAACGAGAGCGCCCTCGAAGAAAACGTTCGCTACGTCGATACCGACCTCAACCGAGCGTTCGACGAGGAAACACCGGGTGACGCCCACGAACGTGAACTGGCCAGCGAGCTGGCTGACGCTGTCCGTGGCTGTACAGTCCTCTCGATCCACTCGACGCGATCGGCCGCAAAGCCGTTCGCGATCACGTCAGGGCTCGACGAGATCGCCCGCCGAATCGTCCCTCATCTCTCGGTCCGGGCGCTGGTCGAGACCGGCGTCAACGCCGAAGGGCGGCTGTTCGCCGCCGAGGCCGATATCATCGAAGTCGAAGCCGGCTACCAGGGCTCGGAAGAAGCCGCAGAGAACGCCTATCGGCTCGCCCGGGAGTTCCTCACGACGACAGGCGCACTGGCAGGCGACACGATCGCCCACGATCTGGAAGTCTACGAGCAGGGGAAGCCAGTCGAGAAGCCCCCAGCCGACGAGTACGAGGTCTTCGCCGAGAACTTCGTCCACGTCGACGCCGGCGAAACCTACGCGGCGGTCGACGGCGAAGGGATCGCAGCCGAGGACGGGTTCGACCCGATCTTGTTTTCGGCGTACGGGTACGAACACATCTTCGGATATCGCGGCGCATTCGCGGGGACGCTCCGAACCACCGAGGACGGGACCGCGACGCTGACGGCCGACTGA
- a CDS encoding DUF6602 domain-containing protein translates to MAPFDEYFRAVSTELVDAYEAADGFEHQRDARAAFLETFLEAVYPTAYINEGGEIVDASGEQSNRAGIVLYDQHLPVLSVSGHDRYLSAGVHAHIDVKADLFGEIDHALSKVDSIKRLDTDRMPIDRDLEQRDHHFTAVVAYDGPDPDVFKAAVLKHYANRTGLSSCADLICVLGEYVMLTTYRGQDPGLTFLQTEQDSLMVGFVNLAGAVSTNYWRRRPLIAAYMNRTEAEQF, encoded by the coding sequence ATGGCGCCGTTCGACGAGTATTTTCGTGCCGTCTCGACAGAATTGGTCGATGCCTACGAGGCGGCCGACGGTTTCGAACACCAACGGGATGCCAGAGCTGCGTTCCTCGAGACGTTCCTCGAAGCGGTCTATCCAACAGCGTACATCAACGAAGGCGGCGAAATCGTCGACGCGAGCGGTGAGCAGAGCAACCGGGCCGGGATTGTCCTCTACGATCAACACCTCCCGGTTCTGTCCGTCAGCGGCCACGATCGGTATTTGAGTGCCGGCGTCCACGCACATATCGACGTCAAGGCAGACCTCTTTGGCGAAATCGATCACGCACTGAGCAAGGTCGACTCGATCAAGCGACTCGACACCGATCGGATGCCCATCGATAGAGACCTCGAACAGCGAGACCACCACTTCACCGCCGTCGTTGCCTACGACGGTCCAGACCCGGACGTCTTCAAAGCGGCCGTCCTCAAACACTACGCCAACCGAACTGGCCTCAGCAGTTGCGCGGACCTGATTTGTGTCCTCGGCGAGTACGTGATGCTCACCACCTACCGCGGCCAAGATCCGGGACTGACCTTCCTCCAGACCGAGCAAGACAGTCTGATGGTGGGGTTCGTCAACCTGGCTGGGGCCGTCTCCACAAACTACTGGCGACGCCGGCCGCTCATCGCGGCGTACATGAACCGCACAGAAGCCGAACAGTTCTAA
- a CDS encoding glycosyltransferase family 2 protein, whose product MERPPISVLLPTTTWTPACGQVANQLQDGDELLILCDYESDPVSERTDIPASVSVIPAGEPAGCSGKANAIDVGMERAHNDRIVWTDDDFEHPDGWLERLSADYDANGPVSEVPFFRGRDPLSVLLEPTNAFGGTLMTWLGDVAWGGGVIFECDDLDVAAFRTDLTRTVSDDGTLGEHLDVTTVKRVRVVPAGGTTRESLERYVRFISLTRFHAPGLTAFNLGALFAIVAALVVAPLLTIGGLTATYGAVYAAFGIRRWTFLLAVPATVGNLPLFVYALARRTFVWGGRRYRWRSMFDVEVVE is encoded by the coding sequence ATGGAGCGGCCGCCTATTTCGGTGTTGTTGCCGACGACGACCTGGACGCCGGCCTGCGGGCAAGTGGCAAACCAACTTCAGGACGGCGACGAACTCCTCATTCTCTGTGATTACGAGAGCGACCCAGTCTCAGAGCGAACGGACATTCCCGCGTCCGTATCGGTAATTCCGGCCGGCGAACCAGCCGGGTGTTCCGGGAAGGCCAACGCGATCGACGTCGGCATGGAGCGAGCGCACAATGATCGGATCGTCTGGACCGACGACGACTTCGAGCACCCGGACGGCTGGCTCGAGCGGCTCTCGGCCGACTACGACGCGAACGGTCCCGTCTCTGAAGTCCCCTTCTTCCGCGGGCGGGACCCGCTTTCGGTGTTGCTCGAACCGACCAATGCCTTCGGTGGCACTCTGATGACGTGGCTCGGTGACGTCGCCTGGGGTGGTGGCGTGATTTTCGAGTGCGATGATCTGGACGTGGCGGCGTTCCGGACGGATCTGACCCGGACGGTCAGTGACGATGGCACGCTCGGGGAGCATCTGGACGTGACGACGGTCAAGCGCGTCCGTGTGGTGCCCGCCGGCGGAACCACGCGGGAGTCCCTGGAGCGGTACGTCCGGTTTATCTCACTGACCCGGTTTCACGCGCCAGGGCTGACGGCGTTCAACCTCGGTGCACTGTTCGCAATCGTCGCTGCACTCGTCGTTGCTCCGCTACTGACGATCGGTGGGCTGACAGCGACGTACGGAGCGGTGTACGCAGCCTTCGGCATCCGGCGCTGGACGTTCCTTCTGGCGGTCCCGGCCACCGTGGGTAACCTCCCGCTGTTCGTGTATGCACTGGCACGACGGACGTTCGTCTGGGGCGGACGACGCTACCGCTGGCGAAGCATGTTCGACGTCGAGGTTGTCGAGTGA
- a CDS encoding beta-CASP ribonuclease aCPSF1 encodes MSNVDQQLEDAKETIESEVPNNISITDVTYEGPKLIVYTRDPKTFADNGDLIRRLASKLRKRITVRPDPDVLTPPPEAREEIMSVIPEEATVTDLDFHEDTGEVIVEAEKPGMVIGRHGATLREITREVGWTPDVVRTPPIESSTVSNVRSFLTQERDERRDILERVGRQIHREEMSDDEWVRITTLGCCREVGRASFILSTPETRVLIDCGDKPGAEGEVPYLQVPEALGSGASSLDAVVLTHAHLDHSALIPLLFKYGYDGPIYTTEPTRDLMGLLTLDYLDVAAKEGRAPPYDSEMVREAIKHTIPIEYGDVTDISPDIKLTLHNAGHILGSSVAHFHIGEGLYNVAFSGDIHYEDTRLFNGAVNEFPRVETLVLESTYGGRNDYQTDQADSEKKLQQVIQNTYDRGGKILIPAFAVGRSQELMLVLEEAMREGDIPEMPVHLDGMIWEATAIHSTYPEYLRDDLRDRIFHEDENPFLADQFNHIDGGEDERQDVVDEGPSIILSTSGMMEGGPIMSWIEHLGPDPDSTLAFVGYQAQGTLGQRIQNGWDEIPLGNGNGRANTLKLKMNVETVDGFSGHADRQGLENFVKTMNPRPEKILCVHGDESSVQDLSSALYHEYNMRTFAPKNLETFRFV; translated from the coding sequence ATGAGCAACGTAGATCAGCAACTCGAAGACGCCAAGGAGACGATCGAAAGCGAAGTACCGAACAACATCTCGATCACGGACGTCACCTACGAAGGGCCGAAACTGATCGTATACACGCGGGATCCGAAGACGTTCGCGGACAACGGTGATTTGATCCGCCGACTGGCTTCGAAACTCCGCAAACGGATTACTGTTCGGCCCGACCCTGACGTCTTGACCCCGCCACCGGAGGCCAGAGAGGAGATCATGTCGGTGATCCCCGAGGAGGCAACGGTCACCGACCTGGATTTCCACGAGGACACTGGCGAGGTCATCGTCGAAGCCGAGAAGCCAGGCATGGTGATCGGCCGCCACGGCGCGACTCTCCGGGAGATAACCAGAGAGGTCGGCTGGACGCCCGATGTCGTCCGCACGCCGCCCATCGAGTCGTCGACAGTTTCGAACGTCCGGAGCTTCCTCACCCAGGAGCGGGACGAACGACGGGATATCCTCGAACGCGTCGGCCGGCAGATCCACCGCGAAGAGATGTCCGACGACGAGTGGGTTCGGATCACCACGCTTGGCTGTTGTCGAGAGGTCGGTCGTGCTTCGTTTATCCTGTCGACCCCCGAAACGCGCGTGCTGATCGACTGTGGCGACAAACCCGGGGCCGAGGGCGAAGTGCCGTACCTTCAGGTGCCTGAGGCGCTCGGTTCGGGTGCCAGTTCGCTGGATGCGGTCGTCCTCACCCACGCCCACCTCGATCACTCTGCGCTCATCCCGCTCCTGTTCAAATACGGCTACGACGGGCCGATCTATACGACTGAACCGACTCGCGATCTGATGGGCTTGTTGACACTCGACTATCTCGATGTCGCGGCCAAAGAGGGACGCGCGCCGCCCTACGATTCGGAGATGGTTCGGGAGGCGATCAAACACACCATCCCGATCGAGTACGGCGACGTCACTGACATCTCGCCGGACATCAAACTCACCCTGCACAACGCCGGACACATTCTCGGTTCGTCGGTCGCACACTTCCACATCGGTGAGGGACTGTACAACGTCGCCTTCTCGGGGGACATCCACTACGAGGACACCCGGCTGTTCAACGGGGCTGTAAACGAGTTCCCGCGCGTCGAGACGCTGGTGCTGGAGTCGACCTACGGCGGTCGCAACGACTATCAGACCGACCAGGCTGATTCCGAGAAGAAACTCCAACAGGTCATCCAGAACACCTACGACCGAGGTGGGAAAATCTTAATTCCGGCATTCGCCGTCGGTCGCTCCCAGGAACTCATGCTCGTCTTAGAAGAGGCGATGCGTGAAGGCGACATTCCGGAGATGCCAGTCCACCTCGATGGCATGATCTGGGAGGCGACGGCCATTCACAGCACCTATCCGGAGTATCTCCGTGATGACCTTCGGGACCGGATCTTCCACGAGGACGAGAACCCCTTCCTGGCCGACCAGTTCAACCACATCGACGGCGGGGAAGACGAGCGCCAGGACGTCGTCGACGAAGGCCCGTCGATCATTCTCTCGACGTCGGGGATGATGGAAGGCGGTCCGATCATGTCCTGGATCGAGCACCTCGGTCCCGATCCGGACTCGACGCTTGCGTTCGTCGGGTACCAGGCCCAGGGTACCCTGGGGCAGCGTATCCAGAACGGTTGGGACGAGATTCCACTCGGCAACGGAAACGGCCGTGCCAACACTCTGAAACTGAAGATGAACGTCGAAACAGTCGATGGCTTCTCCGGGCACGCAGACCGGCAGGGCTTGGAGAACTTCGTGAAGACGATGAACCCCCGCCCGGAGAAGATTCTCTGTGTCCACGGTGACGAATCGTCCGTCCAGGACCTCTCTTCGGCACTCTACCACGAGTACAACATGCGGACGTTCGCGCCCAAGAATCTCGAAACCTTCCGGTTTGTCTGA